GGACATTGTAGTCATGCTACACAACAATGGAGTGTATGGACTGACCAAAGGACAGGCTTCCCCAACTCTTCCTCTGAATTCAAAGACAAAGGGGCTAAATCTTCCAAATATCCAGGGCTCAGTCAATCCCATAGCGCTTGCTCTTGCTTCGGGCTATACATTTGTAGCCCGAGGATACGCATTCGATGGCAATCATCTCTCCGAATTGATAAAGAAGGCCATTCAGCACAGAGGTGCTGCATTTATAGACATTTTGCAGCCATGCGTTACTTTCAACGATATTTATACTGCAGATTTCTACAGGAAGGCCATTTACAAGCTAGAGGGCGAAGAAGGGTGGGATCCTGTTGTAAGAGAACCTGCTGAAACAGAGGAAAAGATACTGAGAGCAATGAGAAAGGCCATGGAATGGGGAGAAAAGATACCTATAGGTATTTTCTATGAAAATCCAGCCATAACAACTTTCGAGGACAGGCTCTCTGATATCTTGAGAGGCAGCTATCCAAAGAAATCACCTTCCAAATCAGTCATTGAGAAGGATGGGAAGAGCATATTCAATGCAGAAATATTCGAGGAACTCTTCAAGGACTTCATCATTGAGGTAAAAGGTTGAACTTTTTTAGACTATACGTTGCGAATTTAAGCATGGATACTTATCTGAGAAATGATGGATCATGACAGTCGAAACAGACCCAGTCTGTGGCATGAAGGTCGATACCTCAAAAACAAAGCACAAGACGATATACAAGGGGAGAACATATTACTTTTGCAGCGAGAGATGCCGAAAAGCCTTCGAGGAAAAGCCTGAATATTATTTAGAGCATGGTCCACAGGGAATGCCGTAATTAAGCATTGCAGGAAAGAGAGCATCCCATGGTCAGAGAGAAAATAAAGATAATTGGAATTGACTGCCCAACGTGCGTTTATGCCATAAATAAAAGCTTGTTGAAAGTTATAGGCTTCATGAAGCTTGAAGTAGACGTTTCCAGCGGAGTTGCAATAATTGAATATGACAATAGCCTAACAAATTTGAACAAAATTTATGAAGCTATTAGGGAGGCAGGCTATGATGCTGAAAAAGAAATTATTGAATTTACAGCAGATTTTGAGGCTGAGCAGGTTAAGAGCATCGAGGAAAAGATTCTCAATGCCCGAGGAATTTTCGACGTAAAGGCCTCTCCACTTTCAGGAACTATCAGAATTGCGCTTAATCCGCATTCATCTGAAAAAGAGAAGCTTGGAGAGATGCTGGAATCTATCGGAATCAGGAAGAAGGAAACTACAAAGAAAGAAGGAGGAAAGGAAGAGGGTAAAGCAGTTCTAGCTAAGAAGCTGTTGGCCTTCTCCCTTGGAATTTGTGTGATAGCTCTCTCCATGCTGGGCCTCGGCTCAAGCGGAGGGATCCCCCTTCTTGCAATAATACTTCTAGCATCAATCGTTCAGCTCCTATCTCTTGAGACATTGAAAAGAGGACTGAAAAGTCTGATTGTTGGAACCCCAATTATGGACTCTCTCATCGCTTTATCTTCCACAATTTCCTTCGTTTTTGGATTGTTTTTTTCAATATTGGAGCCATCACCATCTATAAGTCCAGTCCACCCCACCTCATTCTTCGAGGCATCATCGGGAGTCCTCGGCTTTGTCGGTCTAGGAAAATATCTTGAGGGCAGACTCAGATATAGGGCAGCAAGTTATCTTAGAGAAATTGAGAGAACGATGGAGGGAAAAGCCAGGGTTTTAAGAGATGGAAGCTTGGTTGAAGTCGAAGCGAAGGAGCTTAAACCAAATGACATAATTGAGGTCAAGAATGGTGAGAAAATTCCTGCTGATGGAATAGTGATAGAGGGAAAGGGCTATGTGAATGAATCAGCCTTCACAGGGGAGAGCTTGCCAGTCTTCAAGACAAGTGAAAGGAGGGATAGTGTATTAGCGGGGACAATGCTGGTGTCTGGTTATATGAAGATTAGAGCAACGAGAGTTGGAAAAGATACCTCCATTTCTCATATAGCGGCAAGTGCGAGGGAGGCACAGCTATACAAGCCCCGCTTTCAGATGATGGCAGATAGAATAGTTGGACGAATGACTTGGGCTGTTATCATAATTGCTCTATCTTCCTTCTTAGCATGGTTCACCTATACACACAATATATCTCTTTCCCTAATTTTTACAGCATCTGTCTTGGCCGTTACTTGTCCTTGCCCCCTTGGTATAGCAATTCCAATGGTTGTTTCCCTTGGTATTTCTAACCTTGCCAGAAAGGGGGTTATCGTAAGAAGGGGAGATGTATTCGAAAGGGCAAAAAATGCCACAATGGTAATCTTTGATAAGACAGGAACGCTTACAAAAGGCAAGCCGAAGGTAGCTAAATTTATTTCTTTGAGCAATCAAAACAATATTGATTTTTTATCATATGTTTGCTCCATTGAGAAGAAAAGTGAGCATATTCTGGGAGAGGCAATACTGGAGTTTTGCGCGGCTAAAGGTATAGAAAAAGCCGACGAACCCTCAGATTTTGAGAACTTTCCTGGTCTCGGAATTGTTTCCAGATTCAACGAGGAAATTTTCGCTGTAGGTAGCATCGAATTGATGAAAAAGATGGGAGCTCAAATTGAAGAAAGTGTTTATGATGAGGTGAGCAGAATAGGAAGAAATGGTGGTACCCCTATACTTGTATATCACAATGGCAGAGTTTGGGGGATATTCGAAATACATGATGAGCTTAGAGAGGAGGCAAAGGAGATTGTGGATTTCTTCAAGAAAAGGGGATTGAAGGTTGGAATTGCTAGTGGAGATGTGGAAGAGAGCGTGAAGAATATAACTGAAAAAGTCGGTGCTGATTTTTTCAGAGCATCCCTAAGGCCTGAGGATAAGGCAGATCTCATTAGGGAGATGGAGAGTAAAGGGGAGAAAGCGGTCTTTGTTGGCGATGGAGTCAATGATGCAGTGGCTCTGGGGGCATCATTTCTCGGCATTTCCACAAGCAAGGCAGCAGATATTGCGAAAGAAGCAGGAGACGTGGTTCTCGCTTCTGATGGCCTCAATGGACTGAAGGAACTATTCATTGTGAGCAACAAAGTTCTGAAGGGAGCCAAGGAAAATTTGATTTGGGCTTTTCTCTACAATGGAGTGCTAATTCCAGTTGCATCAGGCCTTCTCTATCCTTTCTTCGGCATCATTCTTATGCCCCACTTTGCTGCTCTTAGCATGGTTCTCAGCGATATAACCGTAATACTTAATTCATTTAGGGTTCTCACTGTGGGTTAACCTTGTAGGTTTTTCAACGCTCTTGAATAATTAGGAGTCGCAAGCCTCTAGAGGGATATACTTCTGTACCTTCTTATTGATGCTATGAAGCACATTGAAATCGTGAATATATTGAGACCTATAACTATGGGCGTTAATCTTATCCCCCATGGTGTATAATTTAAGATTAAGCCAATTAATGGTACAATTGCAAGACTTAGCCCAATAGAAAGGGCTAGCTCCTCAAGTGGTGAGAGCTCATCGGGTTTGTAGAGTGCTTGAATTAATGTGTAGCCTGGCAGGAATAAAACAGTAATTGAACCAAGCAAATATCGCAGAGGTAATAAAAGAGGAAAATCTTGTGTTATATAAATGAGTCCAATTGTGAGAAAATTAATTATCAAAACAGCATATATCCAAAGAGAATAATCCAACCTAAGTAGATATTGGGGAAAAGATTTTGGGGGATTTGGATCCTCTATAACTAAATCTCCACTAATATTCTTTTTATACAAATCCAAGATTTCATTCAATTTTCTCCATATTTTTTTCTCTTTAACCATATCTTCCAGAGTATTACTCGTCATAGCATTGATCACCATGCCCCTATGCTTGTAACATTTAATCTGAGAAAGACGTATATCCCAGTATAATTCCATTCATTCAAAGTGCTATTGAATATATATAGCTCAAAAACCAGTGTCTGATTAATCCATGGTTCATTGAAAACAACTTCCACCGGAATCGTGGCGTTGCATTCGTTGCAGAGAACGATATATTTAGTTAAAACTGGAGGAACATCAAGAGAAGTTCCATTGATTGGTATTTGACCATTTCCTATTTTACCTTGAATCATAAACAAGGCTGTATATCCCATGTAGTTTGCTAAATATAGATTCAATTTAACTTTCTCTCCAACAAAAACTTCTCTAGGATAATCTCCAATCTTAGCATCTTCTCCTAATAGGCCAAGAGATGCAAATCTCTCGGAACTTCTGGGTATTATCATTGCTACAGATAGAACTGAACCTACTATTGTCACAGCTAATATTACAGCGAAAACCTCTTCATCAAGCCTCATACAGTCTTCCCTCCAAATATGTTTTTTCAATATAGGCTGGCCTATATCCATGCTCAACCAAGCTTTGGGCTATGATGTTATACTTCAAA
The Fervidicoccaceae archaeon genome window above contains:
- a CDS encoding cation-translocating P-type ATPase, translated to MVREKIKIIGIDCPTCVYAINKSLLKVIGFMKLEVDVSSGVAIIEYDNSLTNLNKIYEAIREAGYDAEKEIIEFTADFEAEQVKSIEEKILNARGIFDVKASPLSGTIRIALNPHSSEKEKLGEMLESIGIRKKETTKKEGGKEEGKAVLAKKLLAFSLGICVIALSMLGLGSSGGIPLLAIILLASIVQLLSLETLKRGLKSLIVGTPIMDSLIALSSTISFVFGLFFSILEPSPSISPVHPTSFFEASSGVLGFVGLGKYLEGRLRYRAASYLREIERTMEGKARVLRDGSLVEVEAKELKPNDIIEVKNGEKIPADGIVIEGKGYVNESAFTGESLPVFKTSERRDSVLAGTMLVSGYMKIRATRVGKDTSISHIAASAREAQLYKPRFQMMADRIVGRMTWAVIIIALSSFLAWFTYTHNISLSLIFTASVLAVTCPCPLGIAIPMVVSLGISNLARKGVIVRRGDVFERAKNATMVIFDKTGTLTKGKPKVAKFISLSNQNNIDFLSYVCSIEKKSEHILGEAILEFCAAKGIEKADEPSDFENFPGLGIVSRFNEEIFAVGSIELMKKMGAQIEESVYDEVSRIGRNGGTPILVYHNGRVWGIFEIHDELREEAKEIVDFFKKRGLKVGIASGDVEESVKNITEKVGADFFRASLRPEDKADLIREMESKGEKAVFVGDGVNDAVALGASFLGISTSKAADIAKEAGDVVLASDGLNGLKELFIVSNKVLKGAKENLIWAFLYNGVLIPVASGLLYPFFGIILMPHFAALSMVLSDITVILNSFRVLTVG
- a CDS encoding DUF1616 domain-containing protein: MRLDEEVFAVILAVTIVGSVLSVAMIIPRSSERFASLGLLGEDAKIGDYPREVFVGEKVKLNLYLANYMGYTALFMIQGKIGNGQIPINGTSLDVPPVLTKYIVLCNECNATIPVEVVFNEPWINQTLVFELYIFNSTLNEWNYTGIYVFLRLNVTSIGAW
- a CDS encoding YHS domain-containing protein, coding for MTVETDPVCGMKVDTSKTKHKTIYKGRTYYFCSERCRKAFEEKPEYYLEHGPQGMP
- a CDS encoding 2-oxoacid:ferredoxin oxidoreductase subunit beta codes for the protein MEHELNYRTDLWIDWCPGCGNFGILAAVTRAMKDLRLDPSKTVVVSGIGCSGKIPHYINVNGVHTLHGRAIPFATGIKIANPDLTILVHGGDGDLLGIGAGHFVALGRRNLDIVVMLHNNGVYGLTKGQASPTLPLNSKTKGLNLPNIQGSVNPIALALASGYTFVARGYAFDGNHLSELIKKAIQHRGAAFIDILQPCVTFNDIYTADFYRKAIYKLEGEEGWDPVVREPAETEEKILRAMRKAMEWGEKIPIGIFYENPAITTFEDRLSDILRGSYPKKSPSKSVIEKDGKSIFNAEIFEELFKDFIIEVKG
- a CDS encoding DUF1616 domain-containing protein translates to MTSNTLEDMVKEKKIWRKLNEILDLYKKNISGDLVIEDPNPPKSFPQYLLRLDYSLWIYAVLIINFLTIGLIYITQDFPLLLPLRYLLGSITVLFLPGYTLIQALYKPDELSPLEELALSIGLSLAIVPLIGLILNYTPWGIRLTPIVIGLNIFTISMCFIASIRRYRSISL